In the Perca flavescens isolate YP-PL-M2 chromosome 20, PFLA_1.0, whole genome shotgun sequence genome, one interval contains:
- the srrm1 gene encoding serine/arginine repetitive matrix protein 1 isoform X2, which yields MDAGFFRGTSAEQDNRFSNKQKKLLKQLKFAECLDKKVDMTKVNLEVIKPWITQRVTEILGFEDDVVIEFIFNQLEEKHPDSKMMQINLTGFLNGKNAREFMRDLWPLLLSAQENIAGIPSAFLEQKKEEIKQRQIEQEKLASLKKVDDDKKEKDIRERAQSKSPRRRKTRSPSPRRRSPVKRERKRSASRSPRRKPSPVESSSPPPPLMQLPTKPLEQLVEPDTLEGVLPEPVIQETPSICDTVVEVVKPDSVTEVKESSPEKTNKKEERPRSREREKDSRRERPHHRSRSHSRTRRRRSRSRSYSPRRRPSPRRRMSPRRRSPPRRGPTSSRQRHRRSPVRRRRSRSASSSGSSSSNSRSPKKAVKRISNTPPRKPVHHPDNPISPAGKDRRSPSPRARRGRGSASPARSFGLKRKPGGRGDSPSDNAKPRPSEGSESDTGSSSSEDDGHKRPTTGPGARNGDVSRRRSRTPSPRRRHRDTSPRKRRSPSPGRRRHTPSPPRRRRSPSPPRRRSPSPPPRRRSPSPRRYSPPIQRRYSPSPLPPQKRKISSSPTKRSSPGAKRRPSRSPKRRSSPPLRRRTPPSSSPPRHRRSPMLPSVRPGRDARSPVAAASRLSPSPANRSRVVRGSTSPQGRFETSNTSPSNQRRQQSPSHSGKPIRRVSRTPEPRNNQRQSPSPKPMRRASSRSVSPQPVAQKRPVPASASPSPSRSASGSPPPAKKASSGSGSQSPSKNSDVEGSGKKKKKKKEKKHKKEKKHKKHKKHKKAKSGGTVTGDGQENQCVEEDGESRKESDSEVEDSLDDLEKHLREKALRSMRKAQLSPSQMS from the exons ATGGACGCGGGATTCTTCCGC GGTACAAGTGCGGAGCAAGACAACCGTTTCagcaacaagcagaagaaaCTGCTGAAGCAGCTGAAGTTTGCAGAATGTCTGGACAAGAAG GTGGACATGACCAAAGTGAACCTGGAAGTCATCAAACCTTGGATTACTCAGCGAGTGACAGAGATTCTGGGGTTCGAGGACGATGTCGTCATAGAGTTCATATTTAACCAGCTCGAGGAGAAG cacCCAGATAGCAAGATGATGCAGATCAACCTGACGGGCTTCTTGAATGGGAAGAATGCCCGGGAGTTCATGAGGGACTTGTGGCCCCTGCTGCTGAGTGCCCAGGAGAACATTGCTGGCATCCCGTCTGCTTTTCTTGAACAGAAGAAAGAGGAAATTAAACAGAGACAG ATTGAACAGGAGAAGCTAGCTTCCCTGAAGAAGGTTGATGACGATAAGAAGGAAAAGGACATCCGAGAGAGGGCTCAGTCAAAAAGCCCAAGGAG ACGGAAGACAAGGTCCCCATCACCACGGCGAAGGTCACCAGTGAAGAGGGAAAGGAAACGTAGTGCCTCGCGCTCCCCAAGACGCAAACCCAGTCCAGTTGAGAGCAGTTCACCCCCTCCACCTCTGATGCAGCTGCCCACCAAACCTTTGGAGCAGCTTGTGGAGCCAGATACATTGGAAGGAGTTCTGCCAGAACCAGTCATCCAAGAAACTCCATCCATCTG TGACACGGTTGTGGAGGTGGTGAAACCAGATTCTGTGACTGAAGTCAAAGAATCTTCGCCAGAGAAGACTAATAAGAAAGAGGAAAGGCCCAGGTCCCGGGAGAGGGAGAAGGACAGCAGGAGGGAAAGACCTCACCACCGTTCTCGTTCTCATTCCCGCACTCGCAGGCGACGCTCCCGTTCTAG ATCTTACTCCCCTCGTAGAAGACCGAGTCCCAGGAGGAGGATGTCTCCTCGTAGAAGGAGCCCCCCCAGACGTGGCCCTACCAGCtccagacagagacacagacgctCCCCTGTCCGCAG GAGGCGCTCTCGCTCTGCTTCATCCTCTGGCAGCAGCTCTTCCAACTCTCGCTCACCTAAAAAAGCAGTGAAAAGAATATCTAACACACCGCCCCGGAAACCGGTCCATCATCCTGACAACCCCATTAGCCCCGCAGGGAAGGACAGACGATCACCATCTCCACGGGCCAGAAGGGGCAGAGGCTCTGCATCGCCAGCCAGATCATTTG GTTTGAAGCGAAAACCAGGAGGAAGGGGTGATTCTCCATCTGATAATGCCAAGCCCAGACCTTCTGAAGGGTCTGAGTCAG ATACAGGGTCTTCCTCCTCCGAAGACGATGGGCACAAGAGGCCAACTACAGGGCCAGGTGCCAGAAATGGGGACGTCAGTAGGAGACGCAGCCGTACACCCTCCCCTCGGAGGCGACACAGGGATACCTCTCCAAG GAAAAGACGTTCTCCTTCTCCTGGACGCAGACGTCACACCCCGTCTCCCCCACGGCGTCGCagatctccctctcctcctcgaCGAAG GTCTCCTTCCCCACCTCCCCGTCGTCGTTCGCCATCCCCAAGACGATATTCACCCCCTATCCAACGACGCTACAGCCCCTCACCTTTGCCTCCACAGAAGAGGAAGATATCTAGCTCTCCCACAAAACGCTCTTCTCCAGGGGCCAAGCGACGGCCGTCCAGGTCCCCCAAGCGCAGAAGTTCTCCTCCTCTAAGGAGACGCACTCCTCCATCCTCATCTCCACCCAGACACAGGAGGAGCCCCATGTTGCCTTCTGTCAGGCCAGGCAGGGATGCGCGATCCCCTGTTGCAGCAGCCAGCCGCCTCTCCCCGTCCCCTGCAAACCGCAGTCGCGTTGTAAGGGGTTCCACCAGTCCTCAGGGACGCTTTGAAACCTCCAATACATCTCCATCTAACCAGAGGAGACAGCAGTCCCCTTCACACAGTGGCAAACCCATCCGCAGAGTGTCCCGCACCCCGGAGCCACGCAACAACCAGAG ACAATCTCCAAGTCCCAAGCCTATGAGGAGAGCATCCTCCAGATCGGTTTCCCCTCAACCAGTAGCTCAGAAACGTCCAGTCCCTGCATCTGCCTCCCCCTCGCCGTCTCGCTCAGCCAGTGGGTCTCCGCCACCAGCAAAAAAAGCCAGCAGTGGTTCTGGCAGTCAATCCCCAAGCAAG AATTCCGATGTTGAGGGCAGtgggaagaaaaagaagaagaagaaggaaaagaaacacaagaaagagaagaaacacAAGAAGCACAAGAAACATAAGAAGGCGAAGAGTGGTGGCACAGTGACTGGAGATGGACAAGAAAACCAATGTGTGGAAGAGGATGGAGAGTCTAGAAAG GAATCAGACAGTGAAGTAGAGGACAGCTTGGATGACCTGGAGAAGCACCTAAGAGAAAAGGCCCTGCGCTCCATGAGGAAGGCCCAGTTGTCTCCATCACAGATGTCCTGA
- the srrm1 gene encoding serine/arginine repetitive matrix protein 1 isoform X1, whose translation MDAGFFRGTSAEQDNRFSNKQKKLLKQLKFAECLDKKVDMTKVNLEVIKPWITQRVTEILGFEDDVVIEFIFNQLEEKHPDSKMMQINLTGFLNGKNAREFMRDLWPLLLSAQENIAGIPSAFLEQKKEEIKQRQIEQEKLASLKKVDDDKKEKDIRERAQSKSPRRRKTRSPSPRRRSPVKRERKRSASRSPRRKPSPVESSSPPPPLMQLPTKPLEQLVEPDTLEGVLPEPVIQETPSICDTVVEVVKPDSVTEVKESSPEKTNKKEERPRSREREKDSRRERPHHRSRSHSRTRRRRSRSRSYSPRRRPSPRRRMSPRRRSPPRRGPTSSRQRHRRSPVRRRRSRSASSSGSSSSNSRSPKKAVKRISNTPPRKPVHHPDNPISPAGKDRRSPSPRARRGRGSASPARSFGLKRKPGGRGDSPSDNAKPRPSEGSESDEDKNEKEATADSVQQRRQYRRQNRQSSSDTGSSSSEDDGHKRPTTGPGARNGDVSRRRSRTPSPRRRHRDTSPRKRRSPSPGRRRHTPSPPRRRRSPSPPRRRSPSPPPRRRSPSPRRYSPPIQRRYSPSPLPPQKRKISSSPTKRSSPGAKRRPSRSPKRRSSPPLRRRTPPSSSPPRHRRSPMLPSVRPGRDARSPVAAASRLSPSPANRSRVVRGSTSPQGRFETSNTSPSNQRRQQSPSHSGKPIRRVSRTPEPRNNQRQSPSPKPMRRASSRSVSPQPVAQKRPVPASASPSPSRSASGSPPPAKKASSGSGSQSPSKNSDVEGSGKKKKKKKEKKHKKEKKHKKHKKHKKAKSGGTVTGDGQENQCVEEDGESRKESDSEVEDSLDDLEKHLREKALRSMRKAQLSPSQMS comes from the exons ATGGACGCGGGATTCTTCCGC GGTACAAGTGCGGAGCAAGACAACCGTTTCagcaacaagcagaagaaaCTGCTGAAGCAGCTGAAGTTTGCAGAATGTCTGGACAAGAAG GTGGACATGACCAAAGTGAACCTGGAAGTCATCAAACCTTGGATTACTCAGCGAGTGACAGAGATTCTGGGGTTCGAGGACGATGTCGTCATAGAGTTCATATTTAACCAGCTCGAGGAGAAG cacCCAGATAGCAAGATGATGCAGATCAACCTGACGGGCTTCTTGAATGGGAAGAATGCCCGGGAGTTCATGAGGGACTTGTGGCCCCTGCTGCTGAGTGCCCAGGAGAACATTGCTGGCATCCCGTCTGCTTTTCTTGAACAGAAGAAAGAGGAAATTAAACAGAGACAG ATTGAACAGGAGAAGCTAGCTTCCCTGAAGAAGGTTGATGACGATAAGAAGGAAAAGGACATCCGAGAGAGGGCTCAGTCAAAAAGCCCAAGGAG ACGGAAGACAAGGTCCCCATCACCACGGCGAAGGTCACCAGTGAAGAGGGAAAGGAAACGTAGTGCCTCGCGCTCCCCAAGACGCAAACCCAGTCCAGTTGAGAGCAGTTCACCCCCTCCACCTCTGATGCAGCTGCCCACCAAACCTTTGGAGCAGCTTGTGGAGCCAGATACATTGGAAGGAGTTCTGCCAGAACCAGTCATCCAAGAAACTCCATCCATCTG TGACACGGTTGTGGAGGTGGTGAAACCAGATTCTGTGACTGAAGTCAAAGAATCTTCGCCAGAGAAGACTAATAAGAAAGAGGAAAGGCCCAGGTCCCGGGAGAGGGAGAAGGACAGCAGGAGGGAAAGACCTCACCACCGTTCTCGTTCTCATTCCCGCACTCGCAGGCGACGCTCCCGTTCTAG ATCTTACTCCCCTCGTAGAAGACCGAGTCCCAGGAGGAGGATGTCTCCTCGTAGAAGGAGCCCCCCCAGACGTGGCCCTACCAGCtccagacagagacacagacgctCCCCTGTCCGCAG GAGGCGCTCTCGCTCTGCTTCATCCTCTGGCAGCAGCTCTTCCAACTCTCGCTCACCTAAAAAAGCAGTGAAAAGAATATCTAACACACCGCCCCGGAAACCGGTCCATCATCCTGACAACCCCATTAGCCCCGCAGGGAAGGACAGACGATCACCATCTCCACGGGCCAGAAGGGGCAGAGGCTCTGCATCGCCAGCCAGATCATTTG GTTTGAAGCGAAAACCAGGAGGAAGGGGTGATTCTCCATCTGATAATGCCAAGCCCAGACCTTCTGAAGGGTCTGAGTCAG ACGAGGATAAAAATGAGAAAGAGGCAACAGCAGATTCGGTGCAGCAGCGACGTCAGTATCGCAGGCAGAATCGACAGTCGTCCTCAG ATACAGGGTCTTCCTCCTCCGAAGACGATGGGCACAAGAGGCCAACTACAGGGCCAGGTGCCAGAAATGGGGACGTCAGTAGGAGACGCAGCCGTACACCCTCCCCTCGGAGGCGACACAGGGATACCTCTCCAAG GAAAAGACGTTCTCCTTCTCCTGGACGCAGACGTCACACCCCGTCTCCCCCACGGCGTCGCagatctccctctcctcctcgaCGAAG GTCTCCTTCCCCACCTCCCCGTCGTCGTTCGCCATCCCCAAGACGATATTCACCCCCTATCCAACGACGCTACAGCCCCTCACCTTTGCCTCCACAGAAGAGGAAGATATCTAGCTCTCCCACAAAACGCTCTTCTCCAGGGGCCAAGCGACGGCCGTCCAGGTCCCCCAAGCGCAGAAGTTCTCCTCCTCTAAGGAGACGCACTCCTCCATCCTCATCTCCACCCAGACACAGGAGGAGCCCCATGTTGCCTTCTGTCAGGCCAGGCAGGGATGCGCGATCCCCTGTTGCAGCAGCCAGCCGCCTCTCCCCGTCCCCTGCAAACCGCAGTCGCGTTGTAAGGGGTTCCACCAGTCCTCAGGGACGCTTTGAAACCTCCAATACATCTCCATCTAACCAGAGGAGACAGCAGTCCCCTTCACACAGTGGCAAACCCATCCGCAGAGTGTCCCGCACCCCGGAGCCACGCAACAACCAGAG ACAATCTCCAAGTCCCAAGCCTATGAGGAGAGCATCCTCCAGATCGGTTTCCCCTCAACCAGTAGCTCAGAAACGTCCAGTCCCTGCATCTGCCTCCCCCTCGCCGTCTCGCTCAGCCAGTGGGTCTCCGCCACCAGCAAAAAAAGCCAGCAGTGGTTCTGGCAGTCAATCCCCAAGCAAG AATTCCGATGTTGAGGGCAGtgggaagaaaaagaagaagaagaaggaaaagaaacacaagaaagagaagaaacacAAGAAGCACAAGAAACATAAGAAGGCGAAGAGTGGTGGCACAGTGACTGGAGATGGACAAGAAAACCAATGTGTGGAAGAGGATGGAGAGTCTAGAAAG GAATCAGACAGTGAAGTAGAGGACAGCTTGGATGACCTGGAGAAGCACCTAAGAGAAAAGGCCCTGCGCTCCATGAGGAAGGCCCAGTTGTCTCCATCACAGATGTCCTGA